In one window of Coralliovum pocilloporae DNA:
- a CDS encoding nucleotidyltransferase family protein — MTRPVTDGIVLSAGFGKRMRPITDSIPKPLVPVSGKPLIDYAFDALARVPISHAVVNVHYLPDQIEAHVRNRHEPAVTVSDERDSILETGGGIVRALPLLSGEAFFALNADTFWLDGDEPNLSKMTEAWDEGRMDALLLLAPLDRAVGYAGEGDFQKTASGHLARFGKGEGQGYAFAGAALYHRRLFDHAPDGAFSMNVLFDHALSEGRLFGVVMDGVWLHVGTPDAIPAAERVIADQRCGS, encoded by the coding sequence ATGACCCGACCTGTCACGGATGGGATTGTTCTGTCGGCTGGTTTTGGCAAACGTATGCGTCCCATAACGGACAGCATTCCCAAACCGCTGGTTCCGGTTTCCGGCAAACCCCTGATTGACTACGCCTTCGATGCTCTCGCCCGTGTCCCGATAAGCCATGCGGTGGTGAATGTGCATTATCTGCCGGATCAGATTGAGGCCCATGTGCGCAATCGCCATGAGCCAGCGGTCACCGTATCTGACGAGCGTGACAGCATTCTGGAAACCGGTGGCGGCATTGTTCGCGCCTTGCCGCTTCTCAGTGGTGAGGCATTCTTTGCTTTGAATGCGGATACGTTCTGGCTGGATGGAGATGAACCCAACCTCTCGAAAATGACTGAGGCGTGGGATGAAGGCAGGATGGATGCGCTGCTTCTTCTTGCGCCTTTGGACAGGGCTGTCGGTTATGCAGGTGAGGGGGATTTCCAGAAAACGGCTTCAGGTCACCTTGCCCGTTTCGGGAAAGGTGAGGGGCAGGGCTATGCCTTTGCCGGTGCCGCGCTTTATCACAGACGTCTTTTTGACCATGCGCCAGATGGTGCCTTCTCCATGAATGTACTCTTCGATCATGCCCTTTCCGAAGGGCGACTGTTTGGTGTGGTGATGGATGGGGTCTGGCTGCATGTGGGGACACCGGATGCGATCCCTGCCGCTGAACGGGTGATTGCAGATCAGCGTTGCGGTTCATAA
- the addB gene encoding double-strand break repair protein AddB, producing MTVSPTSALFSIPPSAPFFETFVDALLAGQIRPVSRPSEDPFALADVTVLVPTRRAVRGLEDVFLDRLGGKAAILPRIELLGVSDEDELTLSADFPIDALLSETSAPPISSLKRQMAMTRLVYGWAQSLAQRVLPADQLRQIAIPSSPADAAWLAGDLLSLMDQVANEGGDWEGLQSLVPADYAGYWELTLTFLRIVTEQWPLFLSESGVSDTAEFRNAQLRLAAERYDIAQPSSPVIVLGATSTARAAIDLMRTICALPQGALVLPGLDFQMSSEGWASLGDGGIHPYQVGHPQTALKRILDGLGAYREDVRSLEPARGILHPARDRLISEVMRPSAETAGWIHSRQQMGDVQITDALNAVTLLEANNSREEALAIALKLRQVIEENDSATAALVTPDRLLARRVAGELLRWKIPVDDSAGRPLAQTPPGILSRLVIDLVHQGTEPKLVLAVLRHPLVALGLDRRLVRRAARLVELALLRGPRVTPGLEALIHAFRARREAVSQKSVRVPDQVIRASDEDWDRAHDCLMRLADIFAPLENLLDQGEVVPFHDLLQCQRQVLEGLCLDEAGTTGELYEGDAGDMFRAFLDECEDAQDVALTVAGHDYHPLFDAFMARYSVRSRLPGHPRVHIWGSLEARLQTVSCIVLGGLNEGVWPGETRSDPWLSRPMKRDMTLDPPERRVGLAAHDFIMASGMQEVVYTRALRTDGAPSVASRWLQRLEAFAGSPRMAVCRARGAEILDWARRLDEPDQVRPIERPAPCPPVDDRPDSLSITEIETLIRDPYAIYARHVLNLKPIRPIGELPGAAEKGTIIHEALADFAASWDGPLTEAALTHLLDCGEAAFETVSDFPEVCAFWWPRFERVARWVVEDWEVSRVLDLDRRHAEIPGRLSFDAMEPPFVLHGRADRVDEKLDGTVSVVDFKTGQPSTARQVESMLAPQLPLEALIAMRGGFKGLGPRQPSEIAYVRLSGGMPAGEVKPANKEKTPEQLALEAEQRLLRLIAHFRQVTTPYLSRARVERENRFAGDYDHLARVKEWMVAGEQIDD from the coding sequence ATGACTGTTTCGCCGACGTCTGCACTGTTTTCTATCCCGCCGAGTGCGCCGTTCTTTGAAACCTTTGTGGATGCACTGCTGGCTGGTCAGATCCGACCCGTATCCAGGCCTTCTGAGGATCCGTTTGCCCTTGCCGATGTCACGGTGCTTGTGCCGACACGGCGAGCGGTTCGCGGGCTTGAAGATGTTTTCCTGGACCGGCTGGGCGGGAAGGCAGCCATTCTGCCGCGTATCGAGCTTCTGGGCGTTTCTGATGAGGATGAGCTGACCCTTTCGGCAGATTTCCCGATTGATGCGCTTTTATCTGAGACATCAGCCCCGCCCATCAGTTCTCTTAAGCGGCAAATGGCCATGACCCGCCTGGTTTATGGCTGGGCTCAAAGCCTGGCCCAACGGGTACTGCCCGCTGACCAGCTGCGCCAGATTGCCATTCCATCAAGCCCGGCGGACGCGGCCTGGCTTGCCGGTGACCTCCTCTCGCTGATGGATCAGGTCGCCAATGAAGGAGGAGACTGGGAAGGGCTCCAGTCACTCGTTCCGGCTGACTATGCCGGGTATTGGGAACTGACCCTCACATTCCTGCGGATTGTCACAGAGCAGTGGCCTCTGTTCCTCAGTGAAAGCGGAGTGTCAGATACGGCCGAGTTCAGAAATGCCCAGTTGCGTCTGGCGGCTGAACGCTACGATATCGCACAGCCGTCATCTCCGGTTATTGTTCTGGGGGCAACCTCAACCGCACGAGCTGCCATTGACCTGATGCGAACCATTTGCGCTCTGCCCCAGGGCGCTCTGGTCTTGCCTGGTCTTGATTTCCAGATGAGCTCCGAGGGGTGGGCTTCGTTGGGTGATGGAGGCATCCATCCCTATCAGGTCGGCCATCCGCAAACTGCTCTGAAGCGGATACTGGATGGTCTTGGAGCGTATCGTGAGGATGTCCGGTCGCTTGAGCCTGCGCGGGGCATCCTGCATCCGGCCCGGGACCGTCTCATTTCCGAAGTGATGCGGCCATCGGCTGAAACGGCTGGCTGGATACACAGCCGTCAGCAGATGGGTGATGTGCAGATTACAGACGCCCTCAACGCGGTGACGCTGCTTGAGGCCAATAACAGCCGTGAGGAAGCGCTGGCCATTGCCCTGAAGCTTCGGCAGGTCATTGAAGAGAATGACAGTGCTACCGCAGCTCTTGTGACACCGGACAGGCTGCTGGCTCGCCGGGTTGCCGGGGAACTGCTTCGCTGGAAAATCCCGGTAGATGATTCAGCCGGTCGGCCTCTGGCGCAGACCCCGCCGGGCATTCTTTCAAGGCTTGTGATTGATCTGGTGCATCAGGGAACCGAACCGAAGCTTGTTCTCGCGGTTTTGCGTCATCCGCTGGTCGCCCTTGGTCTGGATCGTCGTCTTGTGCGTCGTGCGGCGCGCCTTGTGGAGCTGGCACTGCTGCGCGGCCCGCGTGTTACGCCGGGGCTTGAAGCCCTGATCCATGCCTTTCGGGCCAGACGGGAGGCTGTTTCTCAAAAATCTGTCAGGGTTCCCGATCAGGTGATTCGGGCGTCTGATGAGGATTGGGATCGTGCGCATGACTGTCTGATGCGGCTTGCGGATATCTTTGCGCCCCTTGAAAATCTCCTTGATCAGGGTGAGGTCGTCCCGTTCCATGACCTTCTGCAGTGCCAGCGACAGGTGCTGGAAGGATTGTGCCTGGATGAAGCAGGGACGACCGGAGAGCTTTATGAAGGGGACGCCGGGGACATGTTCCGGGCATTCCTTGATGAATGCGAAGATGCCCAGGATGTTGCCCTGACGGTTGCCGGTCATGACTACCATCCCCTGTTCGATGCTTTCATGGCGCGCTATTCGGTGCGGTCGCGGCTTCCCGGTCATCCTCGCGTGCACATCTGGGGTTCGCTTGAAGCCCGGCTTCAAACGGTCAGCTGCATAGTCCTTGGTGGTCTCAACGAGGGTGTCTGGCCCGGCGAGACCCGGTCTGATCCATGGCTGTCGCGCCCGATGAAACGGGATATGACACTTGACCCACCAGAGCGTCGGGTCGGGCTTGCTGCGCATGATTTCATTATGGCATCCGGAATGCAGGAGGTCGTTTACACCCGCGCGCTCCGGACTGATGGAGCGCCTTCTGTTGCTTCTCGCTGGCTGCAGCGTCTGGAAGCCTTCGCCGGTTCGCCCAGAATGGCTGTGTGTCGCGCGCGAGGGGCGGAAATTCTGGATTGGGCCAGACGACTTGATGAACCGGACCAGGTGCGTCCGATTGAGCGCCCGGCACCGTGCCCGCCGGTTGATGATCGCCCCGATAGCCTGTCCATCACTGAAATTGAAACCCTGATCCGCGATCCTTATGCGATCTATGCCAGGCATGTTCTCAATCTGAAGCCCATAAGGCCGATTGGTGAACTGCCCGGTGCTGCCGAAAAAGGAACAATCATACACGAGGCGCTTGCCGACTTTGCAGCGAGCTGGGATGGCCCTTTGACAGAAGCCGCACTTACCCATTTGCTTGATTGTGGAGAAGCGGCCTTTGAAACGGTTTCAGATTTCCCGGAAGTTTGCGCGTTCTGGTGGCCGCGCTTTGAACGGGTCGCCCGATGGGTTGTTGAGGATTGGGAAGTGTCCCGTGTGCTTGACCTGGATCGTCGTCATGCGGAGATCCCGGGCCGTTTGTCGTTCGATGCGATGGAACCGCCCTTTGTTCTGCATGGCCGAGCGGATCGGGTTGATGAAAAACTCGATGGCACTGTTTCAGTCGTTGATTTCAAGACCGGGCAACCGAGTACGGCGCGGCAGGTGGAATCCATGCTGGCTCCGCAATTGCCTCTGGAAGCGCTGATTGCCATGCGAGGCGGTTTCAAGGGACTTGGGCCCAGGCAACCATCAGAGATAGCCTATGTCAGACTGTCTGGCGGCATGCCAGCCGGAGAGGTCAAGCCAGCGAACAAGGAAAAGACGCCCGAGCAGCTGGCGCTCGAAGCAGAACAACGACTGCTGCGCCTGATTGCTCATTTCCGGCAGGTGACGACGCCTTACCTGTCCCGCGCACGTGTGGAACGGGAAAACCGGTTTGCCGGAGATTATGATCACCTGGCACGGGTGAAGGAATGGATGGTGGCAGGGGAGCAGATTGATGACTGA